TCACTAATATCAATTTCATATTTATTAAATCTAAACTCAGCTTCTTTTAGGTAATAAAAAAAATTCTCTTCACTTACTCCTTTAAATCTTTTTATAAAATTATTAAAATAAATCCAAAACTCCTTAATTAACTTTTTTTCATAAATTTTTATTATTTTGCTTTGTCTTAAATATTTTTTTATCTCTTCTTCACTGAAATGTTCAAAATTTTTCATACTTGACATTAGTATATTATAAATTTTACCTCCATAATCAATTGTTAGAAAGTTTTGAGCTTTATAGATATTTTTATTTGGAATATATAAATACTCTTCAAATTCTTTAATATTTTCTTTTTTTAGAAACTCCTCTTCACAAATTTGAGCAATTAAAATTCTTATTTTTTTAATCTCATTAACAACTGTTGCATAAGAAATTTTATATTTTTTTGAAATATCACTTGGAGTTAACTCATCTAAGAAACCTTTTAATATTTTTGCTTTTCTTTCTATTTTTTTAGGTGAAAATTTTTTTTTGCATTTTGCACATTTATAATTCCCATCTTTTAATTTATACAAAATATAATGATTACAATAAACACAACTCATAATTACTCCTTTATATTTAGTGCTAAAATTATACAAGAAAATGATAAATTTAAGTTATTTTTAAGTTTTAGAGTTAAAATTACATAAAAAATAAAAAAAGGAGTAATTATGCATATTGCTGATGGATATTTATCGCCATTAACAGTTGCAGTTAGTTATGCAATTGCAGTGCCTCTATGGGCAATTGGATTAAAAAAATTAAAAGAAAAGTTAAATGAAGAAACTTTACCAGTTCTTGGAGCTTTAACTGCGCTTAGTTTTGTTATTATGATGTTTAATGTTCCAGCCCCTGGTGGGACAAGTGGTCATGCAGTGGGTGCTGCATTGATAGCAATTCTTTTTGGTCCTTGGGTTAGTTATATTGCAGTTTCACTTGTGTTACTAATTCAGGCAATTGTATTTGGAGATGGAGGAATTAGTGCTTGGGCTGTTAATTCTCTTGCAATGGGATTTGTTGGGGCATTTGTTGGCTATTATGTATTTAAATTATTAAAAGATAAAACTAAATTTGCACCTTTTTTTGCAGGATATATAAGTATTGTAGCAGCAGCATTTGTAGTTGGTGTTGTGTTAGGAATTCAGCCAATCTTTTGGAGTGATGCAAATGGGAAACCACTTTATTTTCCATTTCCTTTATCAATTTCAGTTCCAGCAATGGTTGGTGAGCATGCTTTAATTTTTGGATTTGTAGAAGGAATCTTTACTCAAATTGTTTATAGTTTCTTAACAAAAAAAGAAAAGGTTGCAGCATGAAAAAGAAAGCATTAATAATACTTGGAGTTTTAATTATTTTAACTCCTCTTGGACTTCTTACAAGTTATGATGCTTGGGGAGAATGGGATAATGAATATTATAAACAAATGCTTGGATTTTTACCAAAAGGATTTGTAGAAGCAAATGGAATTAAACCATTAATTCCAGATTATTCTATTCCAGGAGTTAATGAAGTAGTTGGATATTATATTAGTGCTATTGTTGGGGCAGTTATTCTTTTTGGAATATATTTTATATTAGCTAAAATTATAAAGAAAAATAGTGAAACAAATTAGTTTTATTCTTTTTTTCTTTCTTATTCTTTCTTTAAAAAAAATTGAATATATTAGTATTGTATTAACTTTATTAATTGTTTTTACTTATAAAGATTTTTTTACTCTCTCAAAAAAAGTTCTAAAATCGATTATTCTTTTTAGTGGAGTTGTAAGTATTGGATATTTAATAATGGGTCTTTTTACAAAAATTTATCCTGATTATTTGCTTTATATAAATTTAAAAGTTTTTACAATAACTTATTTTGTATTTTGGTTTTTTAGTAAAGTTAATATTGTTGAATTTTTTTCATTTAATAAAGAGTTTAGTTATTTACTAACAATTTCACTCTCTCAAATATACTCTTATAAAAAAACATTTGAAGATTTTAGAATGGCTTTTAAATCAAGAGTAATAAATTTAAGAGAAAAAGAGTATGATTTTATAAGAAATACTTTTGCATTTTTTTTTAAAAAAGCTCTAAATGATGCAAAAGAGAAGAGTTTAGCAATGAAATCAAGAGGATTTTTTGAGAATTGAGAATGGAGAATGAAAAATGGAGAATGAAGAATTAATTAAATTAAAAAATATAAGTTTTAAATATGAAAATAATTTAGCATTAGATAATATAAATTTGGAAGTAAAAGAAAAAGAAAAAATATCACTTCTTGGTTGTAATGGAAGTGGAAAATCTACTCTTCTTAGAGTTTTAGCCCTTCTATATAAATTCAAAGGAGAATATTTTTTTAAAGGTAAAAAAGTTAAAAAATCGAATAAAGAATTTAGAAAAAAAGTGGGTATTCTTTTTCAAAATCCAGATGCTATGATTTTTAATCCAACTGTTTTTGATGAAATTGCTTTTTCACTTAAAGAGTTTGGATTTTTAGATATAGAAGATAGAGTTTTAGAAATTGCAAAAAAATTTAAAATAGAGCATTTACTTAAAAAATCTCCACTTGAACTTAGTGGAGGAGAAAAACAAAAAGTAATGCTTGCTGCAATTTTAGTGTATGGACCAAAAGTATTGTTACTTGACGAACCAACCTCAGCGATGGACCCGAGGACTACTGGATGGTTTTTAGATTTTATGATTGATTTAGATATAACTACAATTCTTGCTACTCACGATTTAAGTATTGCATATGAATTTAGTAATAGAGCTGTTGTTATGAGTGAAGAGCATAAAATAATTTATGATGGTGATATGGAAGAGTTGATGAAAGATTTAGATACTTTAATAAAAGCAAATCTTATCCATAAACATAGACATAAACATAAAAGTTTTATTCATTCTCATTATCATCTTCATTTCCAATAAAATATCATTTAATTGTCATTTAAAAGTATTAAAATAGTATTAAACCAAACAAGGGGGATTAATGAGTAAATTAGATGAAAAAATTGCACAATATCAAGAAGAAAATAAAAAATTAAATCTTGGTTTAGATGATGAGTTTATTGCAAAAGTTACAAAAGCTCTTGGACCTTCTATATACAAAGCAGACACAGAAATTGTTTCGTGTAGTAGTAAAGATGAATTAGAAAGAGTAAAGAAAAACTTTCTAATAAAAAAATTAGGATTAGATAAAGATGATGAATATTTAGATTCTCTTCTTAAAAAAGTATGTGAAAAAATGGGGAAATCTAATAGGAAAAAATACAGAGCTCTCTTTTATGCACTTCTTGCAAAAGAAACTAACAAAGAATCAGTTTATAACTAAATTCTTCTTTTTTTCTTTTAGTCCTTATTTTATACAAGAAATATAAAAATTTATGTTGTTTTTAAGAAAAAAAGCATATAATAAATAAAAAAGGAGCTATTATGTGTGTAGATTGTGGATGTAGCACAGGACATAAACACGACCATTCTCATGAACATAATCATGAACATTCTCATATTCATGACCATAAACATAATGTCATTAATGAAGATATTAAAAATAATCCTCAATTATCTCATAAAGTAACTGTAATTGAAAAAATTTTAAGCAAAAATAATGAGATGGCTGATGAAATTAGGTCTGAATTTGATAAACATAAAATCACATGTTTTAATATGATGAGTAGCCCAGGTAGTGGAAAAACTACAACTCTTGAAAATTTAGCTGAAAAATTACCTTTAAAATTTGCAGTAATTGAAGGAGATTTAGAGACTTCTCGTGATGCAGAGAGAATTAGAAATAAAGGAATTTGGTCTTTTCAACTTCAAACAGGTAGAGCTTGTCATCTTGATGCTGGGATGGTAAAACATGCATTGCCATCTTTTCCATTTGATGATGTAGAAGTAGCTTTTATTGAAAATGTTGGTAATTTAGTTTGTCCTGCAAGTTATGATGTTGGGGCTCATTATAATATGGTATTTGTAAGTGTTCCAGAAGGTGATGATAAAATTGAAAAATATCCTGTAATGTTTAGAAAAGCAGATATTGTAGTAATTACAAAAGCTGATATGCTTGAATTTTTTGATTTTGATGTTAATAGAGCAAAGGAAGCAGCTAATAAATTAAAACCAGGGGTAAAAGTAGTGTTGCTTAATAATAAAACTGGTGAAGGTTTAGATGAAATAATTGAGTGGATAAAAGAAAAAAGAGCTGAACATTTAAAAAAATTAAATTCTTAATATAAAAAAAACTTAAATACTACTTTTTTTCTCCTCTTTTTGATAAAATAGTAATAAAAAGGCTTAATATGTGCTTAGCTATTCCAAGTAAAGTATTAGAAATTGATGAAAATAATATTGCAAAAGTTGATACATTAGGAGTTATTAGAGAAGTTAGTCTTGATTTAATTCAAGAAGAAGTAAAAGTAGGTGATTATGTATTGATTCATGTAGGATATGCAATGAATAAAATTGATGAAAAAGCTGCGTTAGAGAGTTTAGAAGTGTATAAAATGCTTGCAGATGCAGCAAAAGATGTAGATTTTGGAGAAATAGAACCTGAACGGCTTGTTAGTGAAGATGGACCGCTTCTTTATAAACCAAAGGAAAATGATGAATCTAACTCTTAAAGACCTATATACAAAATTTCGCGACCCAAAAACTATTAATACATTAAAAGAATTAATTTATAAAGAAGCTAAAAAATTAAAAGAGCCACTAAGGGTTATGGAAATTTGTGGTGGTCATACTCATACTATAATGAAATATGGAATTAAAGATTTATTGCCTGAAAATATTACTTTTATTCACGGACCTGGTTGTCCTGTTTGTATTATGCCAAAAGAAAGAATAGACCATGCAATTACTCTTGCAAAGCAAGAAGGAATTATTCTTGCAACTCTTGGAGACATGATAAGAGTTCCTGGTAGTAATTCAAGTTTAGCAAAAGTAAGAGCAGAGGGGGCTGATGTAAGACCTCTTCATTCAACTCTTGATGTTTTAAAAATAGCAAAAGAAAATCCTAATAAAAAGGTAGTTTTTTTTGCAATAGGGTTTGAGACAACTACTCCAATGACAGCTGCACTTATGGATAGAGCTTTTAAAGAAGGCATTAAAAATATCTATTATCATATAAATCATGTGTTAGTTCCACCTCCAATGAGAGCCATTTTAGATAGCGGTGAAGCTAAAATAAATGCTTTTATAGGACCAAGTCATGTTAGTGTAATTACAGGTGCTAAGGTTTATAAATTTTTAGCAGAGGAATATAATACACCTGTGGTAGTTGCTGGGTTTGAGCCTGTTGATGTGTTGGAGAGTATTTTAATGTTAGTTAGACAAAAAGTTAATAATGAATCAAAAGTAGAAATTCAATATAAGCGTTCAGTTACATGGGATGGTAATATTGTTGCTCAAAAATTAATT
This Caminibacter mediatlanticus TB-2 DNA region includes the following protein-coding sequences:
- the cbiM gene encoding cobalt transporter CbiM — protein: MHIADGYLSPLTVAVSYAIAVPLWAIGLKKLKEKLNEETLPVLGALTALSFVIMMFNVPAPGGTSGHAVGAALIAILFGPWVSYIAVSLVLLIQAIVFGDGGISAWAVNSLAMGFVGAFVGYYVFKLLKDKTKFAPFFAGYISIVAAAFVVGVVLGIQPIFWSDANGKPLYFPFPLSISVPAMVGEHALIFGFVEGIFTQIVYSFLTKKEKVAA
- a CDS encoding PDGLE domain-containing protein produces the protein MKKKALIILGVLIILTPLGLLTSYDAWGEWDNEYYKQMLGFLPKGFVEANGIKPLIPDYSIPGVNEVVGYYISAIVGAVILFGIYFILAKIIKKNSETN
- a CDS encoding energy-coupling factor ABC transporter ATP-binding protein; the protein is MENEELIKLKNISFKYENNLALDNINLEVKEKEKISLLGCNGSGKSTLLRVLALLYKFKGEYFFKGKKVKKSNKEFRKKVGILFQNPDAMIFNPTVFDEIAFSLKEFGFLDIEDRVLEIAKKFKIEHLLKKSPLELSGGEKQKVMLAAILVYGPKVLLLDEPTSAMDPRTTGWFLDFMIDLDITTILATHDLSIAYEFSNRAVVMSEEHKIIYDGDMEELMKDLDTLIKANLIHKHRHKHKSFIHSHYHLHFQ
- a CDS encoding DUF2853 family protein, which gives rise to MSKLDEKIAQYQEENKKLNLGLDDEFIAKVTKALGPSIYKADTEIVSCSSKDELERVKKNFLIKKLGLDKDDEYLDSLLKKVCEKMGKSNRKKYRALFYALLAKETNKESVYN
- the hypB gene encoding hydrogenase nickel incorporation protein HypB; its protein translation is MCVDCGCSTGHKHDHSHEHNHEHSHIHDHKHNVINEDIKNNPQLSHKVTVIEKILSKNNEMADEIRSEFDKHKITCFNMMSSPGSGKTTTLENLAEKLPLKFAVIEGDLETSRDAERIRNKGIWSFQLQTGRACHLDAGMVKHALPSFPFDDVEVAFIENVGNLVCPASYDVGAHYNMVFVSVPEGDDKIEKYPVMFRKADIVVITKADMLEFFDFDVNRAKEAANKLKPGVKVVLLNNKTGEGLDEIIEWIKEKRAEHLKKLNS
- a CDS encoding HypC/HybG/HupF family hydrogenase formation chaperone, whose translation is MCLAIPSKVLEIDENNIAKVDTLGVIREVSLDLIQEEVKVGDYVLIHVGYAMNKIDEKAALESLEVYKMLADAAKDVDFGEIEPERLVSEDGPLLYKPKENDESNS
- the hypD gene encoding hydrogenase formation protein HypD; translation: MMNLTLKDLYTKFRDPKTINTLKELIYKEAKKLKEPLRVMEICGGHTHTIMKYGIKDLLPENITFIHGPGCPVCIMPKERIDHAITLAKQEGIILATLGDMIRVPGSNSSLAKVRAEGADVRPLHSTLDVLKIAKENPNKKVVFFAIGFETTTPMTAALMDRAFKEGIKNIYYHINHVLVPPPMRAILDSGEAKINAFIGPSHVSVITGAKVYKFLAEEYNTPVVVAGFEPVDVLESILMLVRQKVNNESKVEIQYKRSVTWDGNIVAQKLIDKYLEVRNSFRWRGLGDIPKSALKLKKKFSEYDAEILYKDILPNEPIDDHKMCICGDILKGIASPLDCKVFGTACTPTNPLGSCMVSDEGACNAYYRYKR